A window of Blattabacterium cuenoti contains these coding sequences:
- the sufB gene encoding Fe-S cluster assembly protein SufB, producing MIKKNKSLENFIHSEYKYGFYTPIESEKIPKGLNVETIKTISKKKNEPKWILDWRLESYSKWKKMKIPRWSNITYNIPDFNNIIYFSAPKTKLTINDELKNINTDTTELSQTFDKLGVYTNKKSHYVATDFVLDSVSLTTTYQDKLLQENGIIFCSINEAITKYPNLVQKYFGSVVGQQDNFYASLNSAVFSDGSFCYIPKGVRCPMELSTYFRINESGTGQFERTLIVADTGSYVSYLEGCTATQRKENQLHAAVVEIVALDKAEVKYSTVQNWYPGNKQGVGGVLNFVTKRGLCEKMAKISWIQVETGSSITWKYPSCILKGDGSIGEFYSLSMTKNFQQADTGSKMIHLGNGTKSVIISKGISSGNAQNNYRGLVKISDKAKNSRNFSQCDSLLIGNKCGAHTFPSIDVNNSTSKVEHEATTSKIGENQIFYCNQRGIGKDKAISIIVNGFSNDILNKLPMEFSIEAKKLVEISLEGTIG from the coding sequence ATGATAAAGAAAAATAAATCATTGGAAAATTTTATTCATTCTGAATATAAATATGGATTTTATACACCTATAGAATCAGAAAAAATACCAAAAGGATTAAACGTAGAAACTATTAAAACAATATCAAAAAAAAAAAATGAACCTAAGTGGATTTTAGATTGGAGATTAGAATCTTATTCAAAATGGAAAAAAATGAAAATACCACGTTGGTCAAATATTACATATAATATACCTGATTTTAACAATATTATATATTTTTCTGCTCCAAAAACCAAATTAACTATAAATGATGAATTAAAGAATATAAATACCGATACCACCGAATTATCACAAACATTTGATAAATTAGGAGTGTATACAAATAAAAAATCACATTATGTTGCTACGGATTTTGTATTAGATTCTGTTTCGTTAACTACTACATATCAAGATAAATTATTACAAGAAAATGGTATTATATTTTGTTCAATTAATGAAGCTATAACAAAATATCCAAATTTAGTTCAAAAATATTTTGGTTCAGTAGTTGGTCAACAAGATAATTTTTATGCTTCACTTAATTCAGCTGTTTTTTCAGATGGATCTTTTTGTTACATTCCAAAAGGAGTACGTTGTCCAATGGAATTGTCTACATATTTTAGAATTAATGAAAGTGGAACTGGCCAATTTGAGAGAACTTTAATTGTAGCTGATACAGGATCTTATGTAAGTTACCTAGAAGGATGTACAGCTACTCAAAGAAAAGAAAATCAATTACATGCAGCAGTTGTAGAAATTGTTGCTTTAGATAAAGCTGAAGTTAAATATTCTACGGTTCAAAATTGGTACCCAGGAAATAAACAAGGTGTAGGAGGCGTATTGAATTTTGTCACAAAACGTGGTTTATGTGAAAAAATGGCTAAAATATCTTGGATTCAAGTAGAGACAGGATCTTCTATTACGTGGAAATATCCATCATGTATTTTAAAAGGTGATGGTTCAATTGGTGAATTTTATTCACTTTCTATGACCAAAAATTTTCAACAAGCTGATACAGGAAGTAAAATGATACATTTAGGAAATGGTACAAAAAGTGTTATTATATCAAAAGGAATATCTTCTGGAAATGCACAAAATAATTATCGAGGATTAGTTAAAATATCTGATAAGGCTAAAAATTCCAGAAATTTTTCTCAATGTGATTCATTATTAATAGGAAATAAATGTGGAGCACATACTTTTCCAAGTATTGATGTTAACAATTCAACTTCTAAAGTTGAACATGAAGCAACTACATCAAAAATAGGAGAAAATCAAATTTTTTATTGTAATCAAAGAGGAATAGGTAAAGATAAAGCTATTTCTATTATTGTTAATGGATTTAGTAATGATATTTTAAATAAATTACCAATGGAATTTTCTATAGAAGCCAAAAAACTTGTGGAAATTTCCCTAGAAGGAACTATAGGATAA
- a CDS encoding HesB/IscA family protein, with protein sequence MIIISDQAKNKLFSIMKDEGLSYHSSFIRFGVKNGGCSGLSYELSFDNQPNQEDKIFHYKEMNILIDKNSYPYLLGITLEYSGGLNGKGFYFKNPNAKHTCGCGKSFSS encoded by the coding sequence ATGATTATTATATCTGATCAAGCTAAAAATAAATTATTTTCTATTATGAAAGATGAAGGGTTATCTTATCATAGTTCATTTATAAGATTTGGAGTTAAAAATGGTGGTTGTTCTGGATTATCATATGAATTGTCTTTTGATAATCAACCAAATCAAGAAGATAAAATTTTTCATTATAAAGAAATGAACATTTTAATAGATAAAAATAGTTATCCTTATTTATTAGGAATCACTTTAGAATATTCAGGAGGATTGAATGGAAAAGGATTTTATTTTAAAAATCCTAATGCTAAACATACTTGTGGTTGTGGAAAAAGTTTTTCATCATAA
- a CDS encoding DUF192 domain-containing protein, with protein sequence MKKIFVIILFLFLFFIISSEKEDNENDMLFDFDIGNKLEINFIKNGELYIINKNDLKKIDVEIAVDKIQINNGLSYRSSLKENRGMLFILNNEEDIKNLNMDNIRIPLDIIYINQNYVVSFIKKNVFPMEEIILNKELNNIKYILEINSGLCDKFGIKLNKTKFLLKTIKN encoded by the coding sequence TTATTATTTCTTCTGAAAAAGAAGATAATGAAAATGATATGTTATTTGATTTTGATATTGGAAATAAATTAGAAATTAATTTTATCAAGAATGGAGAATTATATATAATAAATAAAAATGATCTAAAAAAGATAGATGTAGAAATCGCAGTAGATAAAATACAAATAAATAATGGATTATCATATAGATCTTCTTTAAAAGAAAATAGAGGAATGTTATTTATTTTGAATAATGAAGAAGATATAAAGAATTTAAATATGGACAATATTAGAATTCCTTTAGATATTATATATATAAATCAAAATTATGTTGTTTCGTTTATTAAGAAAAATGTTTTTCCCATGGAAGAGATAATTCTTAATAAAGAATTAAATAATATAAAATATATTTTAGAGATTAATTCTGGTTTATGTGATAAATTTGGTATTAAATTAAATAAAACAAAATTTTTGTTAAAAACAATAAAAAATTAA
- the sufC gene encoding Fe-S cluster assembly ATPase SufC has translation MLHIENLHVDINQTHILKGLNLKILPGEIHVIMGPNGSGKSTLASVISGKPEYKITKGNIFFYNKNLINCSPEQRSQLGIFLSFQHPIEIPGISVINFIKTSINEIRKSKGLPELLAKDIIIKMKEIATLLNLSKEFFYRSLNDGCSGGEKKKNEIFQMAMLNPLLSILDEVDSGLDIDSLRIISKVIKLFKTNLNSLLIITHYKRFLDYLFSDYIVHVLHNGKIVKSGNQKLVEKLEKQGYDWIIN, from the coding sequence ATGTTACATATTGAAAATTTACATGTTGATATTAATCAAACTCACATTTTGAAAGGATTAAATTTAAAAATTTTACCTGGAGAAATACATGTAATTATGGGACCTAATGGATCCGGGAAAAGTACATTAGCATCTGTTATATCTGGTAAACCAGAATATAAAATAACAAAAGGAAATATTTTTTTTTATAATAAAAATTTAATTAATTGTTCTCCTGAACAAAGATCTCAATTAGGTATTTTTTTATCATTTCAACATCCTATCGAAATACCAGGTATTTCTGTGATTAATTTTATAAAAACATCGATTAATGAAATTAGAAAATCAAAAGGATTACCAGAATTACTAGCTAAAGATATTATAATAAAAATGAAAGAAATTGCTACACTTTTAAATCTTTCTAAAGAATTTTTTTATAGATCTTTAAATGATGGCTGTTCAGGAGGAGAAAAAAAAAAAAATGAAATTTTTCAAATGGCAATGTTGAATCCTTTATTATCTATTTTAGATGAAGTAGACTCAGGATTAGATATTGATTCTTTACGTATTATTTCAAAAGTAATAAAATTATTCAAAACCAATCTAAATTCTCTCCTTATAATTACACATTATAAAAGATTCTTAGATTATTTATTTTCAGATTATATTGTTCATGTTTTACATAATGGAAAAATTGTTAAATCTGGAAATCAAAAATTAGTGGAAAAATTAGAAAAACAAGGATATGATTGGATAATCAACTAA